One stretch of Leptospira mtsangambouensis DNA includes these proteins:
- a CDS encoding type II toxin-antitoxin system VapC family toxin: MSFLIDTDIIIYSLKGNERVQKNLIEKKNSSKAISVITYGELIFGAKKSKSREKNLATVYRIGEIFPVVELTKGIVETFGEVKAVLQKKGNIVDDFDLLIGSTALYLNYTLVTNNEKHFSMIPDLRIENWSK; this comes from the coding sequence ATGAGCTTTTTGATTGATACAGATATTATCATTTATAGTCTTAAGGGAAATGAGAGAGTCCAGAAAAATCTCATCGAAAAAAAGAATTCTTCAAAAGCAATTTCCGTCATTACTTATGGTGAGTTAATCTTTGGTGCGAAAAAATCAAAAAGTAGAGAAAAGAATTTAGCAACCGTATATAGAATTGGAGAAATTTTCCCCGTTGTCGAATTGACTAAAGGAATTGTCGAAACATTTGGAGAAGTGAAAGCCGTATTACAAAAAAAAGGAAATATTGTTGATGATTTCGATTTATTGATCGGATCTACTGCTTTATATCTAAATTACACATTAGTTACCAATAACGAAAAACACTTCTCCATGATTCCCGATTTAAGAATCGAGAATTGGAGTAAATAA
- a CDS encoding FitA-like ribbon-helix-helix domain-containing protein, whose product MANLQVRDIDDRLYESLKRRAELEHRSVSQEVVMIIESHLKRDNLETERQTVEFLKLTNSWHDEKTAKEIISDIRSSRSKKNRSKVTDELFD is encoded by the coding sequence ATGGCAAATCTTCAAGTTAGAGATATTGATGACAGACTATACGAATCATTAAAGAGAAGGGCGGAGTTGGAACATCGTTCTGTCAGTCAAGAAGTAGTCATGATCATAGAAAGTCATTTAAAAAGAGATAATCTTGAAACAGAGAGACAAACTGTTGAATTTCTAAAACTTACAAATTCTTGGCACGACGAAAAAACTGCGAAAGAAATCATCTCCGACATTCGATCATCAAGATCAAAAAAAAATCGATCAAAGGTGACGGATGAGCTTTTTGATTGA
- a CDS encoding arylesterase, with protein sequence MTLVFLFANCSSPIQEKPIAGCERIPGTPGPEDLDLIRDTSTVIVSSHERRNGLKDIGALFEVSFANPNGKLEAKKIETNYPENFRPHGISYAKVKGVDTLAVISHTLVDENPHTLEIFERSKSGKWTYTKTLSDPTLTSPNDIFMNEAGEIFVSNDNGTSNAFRKYWDMIVRSGRADVSYYDGKTFQALNVPVMLGNGIYIRKKGNEELLYRSVFSEKAIRVYQVERSGGKINLKYLESIAIGAGPDNILEDENGMLWLAAHDSTYKFIRHVMNRTNLAPTRVFKINPENKEVTEVYANEGAEISAGSTGLVFKNKLLISQVFEDFLLVCPRP encoded by the coding sequence TTGACCCTTGTTTTCTTGTTTGCGAACTGCAGTAGTCCCATCCAAGAAAAACCCATTGCTGGCTGCGAACGAATTCCAGGAACTCCTGGCCCGGAAGATTTGGATCTCATCCGTGATACATCTACAGTCATTGTTTCTTCCCATGAACGCCGCAATGGACTAAAAGATATCGGAGCTTTGTTTGAAGTTTCTTTCGCTAACCCGAATGGAAAATTAGAAGCAAAAAAAATTGAAACCAATTATCCTGAAAATTTTCGACCACATGGGATTAGTTATGCGAAAGTAAAAGGTGTTGATACCTTAGCTGTGATTTCCCATACCTTAGTGGATGAAAATCCGCATACCCTTGAAATTTTTGAACGTTCGAAGTCTGGCAAATGGACTTATACAAAAACTTTGAGTGATCCCACTCTCACAAGTCCTAACGATATTTTTATGAACGAAGCAGGAGAGATTTTTGTTTCCAATGACAATGGAACTAGTAATGCCTTTCGTAAGTATTGGGACATGATCGTTCGTAGTGGAAGAGCAGATGTATCTTATTATGATGGTAAAACTTTCCAGGCCTTAAACGTCCCTGTTATGCTTGGCAATGGAATTTATATTCGTAAAAAAGGAAATGAAGAACTCTTATACAGATCTGTATTTTCTGAAAAAGCCATTCGTGTGTATCAAGTGGAACGAAGTGGTGGAAAGATCAATTTAAAGTATTTGGAATCCATCGCCATAGGCGCGGGCCCTGATAATATTTTAGAAGATGAAAATGGAATGTTATGGCTTGCAGCCCACGATTCCACTTATAAATTCATTCGTCATGTGATGAATCGAACGAATTTAGCACCTACTCGTGTTTTCAAAATCAATCCAGAGAACAAAGAAGTCACTGAAGTGTATGCCAATGAAGGTGCAGAAATTTCAGCCGGAAGTACGGGACTTGTTTTCAAAAACAAACTTTTGATTTCGCAAGTGTTTGAAGATTTTCTTCTGGTTTGTCCAAGGCCATAG
- a CDS encoding LIMLP_16025 family protein, whose amino-acid sequence MSNVENKLQDIVNAGIGAVKTSKEVWEKLVVDLNEKKSKFETNFQKLKEQGESDTSDNALKVKMGVAWGIVRFDEIKDNVVKYLDKVKEGNQNKPS is encoded by the coding sequence ATGAGCAATGTGGAAAACAAGCTGCAAGATATCGTAAATGCTGGGATTGGCGCCGTAAAAACTTCCAAAGAAGTCTGGGAGAAACTGGTCGTTGACCTAAACGAGAAAAAGAGCAAATTTGAAACAAACTTTCAAAAGTTGAAAGAACAAGGCGAAAGTGATACGAGTGACAATGCCCTAAAAGTAAAAATGGGTGTGGCTTGGGGAATCGTTCGTTTTGATGAAATCAAAGACAACGTAGTAAAATATTTAGATAAAGTGAAAGAAGGAAACCAAAACAAACCTTCTTAA
- the sixA gene encoding phosphohistidine phosphatase SixA, which translates to MKIILVRHGEAENATPAISDSQRDLTDKGVSDIHKIGRFIKNSSLAVKQVYYSPYTRTKHTAEILSEELKYGCEMVASDDLLAGKGCSDIISCLVNFTNSDTVLLVGHNPDITYFAAKLLGNSSAAENLIFQPGSTIAINVARERFAHGQIIWAISPDNLGL; encoded by the coding sequence ATGAAGATCATTTTGGTTCGTCACGGTGAGGCTGAAAACGCAACTCCAGCCATTTCCGATTCACAGCGGGATCTAACAGACAAAGGTGTCAGTGATATTCATAAAATCGGAAGGTTTATCAAAAACTCATCCTTAGCAGTCAAACAAGTGTATTATAGTCCTTATACAAGAACCAAACACACTGCTGAGATTCTTTCTGAAGAATTAAAGTATGGTTGTGAAATGGTAGCTTCCGATGACCTATTAGCTGGTAAAGGTTGTAGCGATATTATCTCTTGTTTAGTCAATTTTACAAATTCCGACACAGTTCTGTTAGTCGGTCATAATCCAGACATCACGTATTTTGCTGCAAAACTTTTAGGAAATTCCAGTGCAGCTGAAAATTTAATTTTCCAACCTGGTTCTACCATAGCAATCAATGTGGCTCGGGAGAGATTTGCACACGGTCAAATTATTTGGGCGATTTCTCCAGACAATCTAGGTCTTTGA
- a CDS encoding RNA pyrophosphohydrolase, translated as MADRAILRNMTDKPYRKNVGMVVFNSLGKVIVGERVQFPGSWQFPQGGIDEDEDYLDAAKRELYEELGVKKAIYVTEYPDWIPYDFPNSLGLNSHLQKFRGQLQRWILFYWDGTIDECDLVHHEQEFLTVQFMEIEDTIQSVVEFKRAVYEKFVPLFKSAIQNYIAENSKSK; from the coding sequence ATGGCTGATAGAGCCATTCTAAGAAATATGACAGACAAACCCTACCGCAAAAATGTAGGCATGGTGGTTTTTAATTCTTTAGGCAAAGTAATTGTAGGGGAACGCGTACAATTCCCTGGTTCTTGGCAGTTTCCTCAAGGTGGAATCGATGAAGATGAGGATTATTTAGACGCCGCTAAACGAGAATTATATGAAGAATTGGGAGTCAAAAAAGCAATCTATGTAACGGAATATCCTGATTGGATACCTTACGACTTTCCAAATTCTTTGGGTCTCAATTCTCATTTACAAAAATTTCGTGGGCAATTACAAAGATGGATTCTATTTTATTGGGATGGAACTATTGATGAATGTGATTTGGTCCACCATGAACAAGAATTTTTAACAGTCCAATTTATGGAAATTGAAGATACAATCCAATCGGTTGTCGAGTTCAAACGAGCCGTCTATGAGAAGTTTGTTCCTCTTTTTAAATCTGCCATTCAAAATTACATTGCAGAGAATTCAAAATCCAAGTAA
- a CDS encoding acylphosphatase: MGKSEEARARILIRGTVQGVGFRYYVLQKAQEMRLKGYTQNLPNGEVEAVVEGDKLFIEDLYRAMQRGPTKAKVKDHVIEWSDPKNQFRTFLIKK, from the coding sequence TTGGGAAAATCAGAAGAAGCAAGAGCGCGAATTTTAATACGGGGAACTGTACAAGGGGTAGGATTTCGTTACTATGTCCTCCAAAAAGCCCAAGAAATGAGACTCAAAGGTTATACTCAAAACTTACCCAATGGGGAAGTGGAAGCTGTTGTAGAAGGTGATAAACTTTTTATTGAAGATTTGTACAGAGCCATGCAACGAGGACCTACAAAAGCAAAAGTAAAGGATCATGTCATCGAGTGGAGTGATCCAAAAAATCAATTCAGAACTTTTTTAATCAAAAAATAA
- a CDS encoding aldo/keto reductase yields the protein MKKRRLGKTGMVVSEICMGTMTFGSSCNEDEAFRILDRAYDAGIDFYDTAEIYPVPPQKSWVHRTEEIFGKWLKTKPRDGVIIATKVAGPGHGWFSPPLREGKTALDKYHIRRAIEGSLQRLGVETIDLYQTHWPDHDVSYDETMEVLTELKEEGKIRYAGCSNETSFGLMKSLWTSDKYNLIRYDSIQNNFSILNRRFEDELAQVCRKEGVSLLPYSPLAGGVLTGKYNGSVPPEGARFVRYMAEGERQRRMSNRFLNENTLASTAELLKIAEKYGMSATVLSVAWSKQHDYVASTIIGANTVAQLDESLKATDVILSDEILSEINLVSKKIQYPMG from the coding sequence ATGAAAAAACGAAGACTTGGCAAAACAGGAATGGTGGTATCCGAAATTTGTATGGGTACCATGACATTTGGATCCTCATGTAACGAAGATGAGGCATTTCGAATTCTGGATCGTGCTTACGATGCCGGAATCGATTTTTATGATACAGCAGAAATTTATCCTGTTCCTCCACAAAAATCTTGGGTGCATCGAACTGAAGAAATTTTTGGAAAGTGGCTCAAAACAAAACCTCGAGATGGAGTCATCATAGCAACAAAAGTGGCAGGGCCTGGTCACGGTTGGTTTAGTCCTCCACTCCGGGAGGGAAAAACAGCACTGGACAAATACCATATTCGTCGAGCGATTGAAGGCTCCTTACAAAGATTAGGTGTTGAGACTATCGATTTATACCAAACACATTGGCCAGACCATGATGTATCCTATGACGAAACAATGGAAGTTTTGACTGAACTAAAAGAAGAAGGAAAAATTCGTTATGCTGGTTGTTCCAACGAAACTTCTTTTGGGCTGATGAAAAGTCTTTGGACTTCCGACAAATACAATCTCATTCGTTATGATTCCATTCAAAATAACTTTTCCATTTTAAACCGTCGTTTTGAAGATGAGTTAGCACAAGTTTGCCGAAAAGAAGGAGTATCTTTATTACCTTACTCTCCGCTTGCTGGGGGAGTCCTTACTGGAAAATATAACGGATCTGTTCCTCCGGAAGGGGCTCGGTTTGTTCGTTATATGGCTGAGGGAGAGAGACAAAGAAGAATGTCGAATCGTTTCTTAAATGAAAACACTTTGGCATCCACTGCGGAACTGTTAAAAATAGCTGAAAAATACGGGATGAGTGCCACTGTCCTTTCTGTTGCTTGGAGTAAACAACATGACTATGTTGCCTCTACGATCATTGGAGCCAATACGGTAGCCCAACTGGATGAGTCTTTAAAAGCAACCGATGTCATTTTGTCTGATGAAATTCTATCGGAAATCAATCTTGTTTCAAAGAAGATCCAATACCCGATGGGTTAA
- a CDS encoding histidine phosphatase family protein: protein MSLLYLVRHGQADRLGKNYDQLTDHGWKQAKLLGEYFKSQRIEFDSVYTGTLNRQKQTAQGIIESFSNDLFCIPEPVENSAWDEFDSKMWLGLAAKIRHANDKFAKLYESYKKAWEEGKEETRDYFQELIQIVLNDWVHGVWDPVEPYTFKEYVEKVSFGPKEIPNNVKSTLVVSSSTPIAIMMGLSCKMQPVEFPVFMKSITNSSLSVFRRENGHWEPVSWNNTPHLQNPDLVTLV from the coding sequence ATGTCTTTATTGTATTTAGTCCGTCATGGACAGGCAGATCGTCTTGGGAAAAATTATGACCAACTAACAGACCATGGTTGGAAACAAGCAAAATTATTAGGTGAATACTTTAAAAGCCAAAGGATCGAATTTGATTCTGTTTATACAGGCACACTCAATCGACAAAAACAAACTGCCCAAGGCATTATTGAAAGTTTTTCAAACGATTTATTTTGTATCCCTGAACCAGTGGAAAATTCAGCCTGGGATGAATTTGATTCCAAAATGTGGCTTGGTTTGGCAGCTAAGATTCGTCATGCGAATGATAAATTTGCCAAATTATACGAATCTTATAAAAAAGCTTGGGAAGAGGGCAAAGAGGAAACTAGGGATTATTTCCAAGAACTCATTCAAATTGTTTTAAACGATTGGGTTCATGGAGTTTGGGATCCTGTGGAACCTTATACATTCAAAGAATATGTTGAAAAGGTTTCCTTTGGTCCAAAAGAGATTCCGAACAACGTAAAAAGTACATTAGTTGTTTCATCGAGTACTCCCATAGCAATTATGATGGGATTATCATGTAAGATGCAACCAGTTGAATTTCCAGTATTTATGAAATCCATTACCAATTCTTCTCTCAGTGTTTTTCGAAGAGAAAATGGCCATTGGGAGCCCGTGAGTTGGAATAATACCCCTCACTTGCAAAATCCTGATTTGGTAACTTTAGTATAG
- a CDS encoding phosphotransferase family protein, whose translation MEIKELREKVELHLSSVWKDNVKVSQMQHLSGGACQDNYALDLISKSGKQSLVLRTDKGASLLSSLSKRDEFKVAELVYKAGVKTPTPVFLEETSDVIGSPFFLMEKIGGKATGRYITKDKELDSYRKSQMVSDLAANLAKLHTVKPSAVSDEELKQKLKFVTKENYVSIAISDLRQSLDELPESHPAIELCLFWLESNAPSIDDIVLVHGDFRTGNFMMNSEGLQGILDYEFAHFGDRHEDIAWLCMRDWRFGRLNKEVGGFGDRKDFYQAYQNTSGIPVDPFKVTFWEIMGNVRWAIGSAQQTERHISGKDKGIELAAIGRRTAEMEWEAMRLIEEISNAI comes from the coding sequence ATGGAAATTAAGGAATTACGGGAAAAAGTAGAACTCCACTTATCTTCCGTTTGGAAAGACAATGTTAAAGTCTCCCAAATGCAACATTTAAGTGGAGGAGCTTGCCAAGACAATTATGCATTGGACTTGATTTCCAAATCCGGAAAACAGTCGTTAGTTTTACGTACAGACAAAGGAGCGAGTTTACTTTCTTCTTTGTCGAAAAGAGATGAGTTCAAAGTGGCAGAACTTGTTTATAAAGCAGGTGTCAAAACTCCGACTCCAGTTTTTTTGGAAGAAACTTCCGATGTGATAGGTTCTCCTTTTTTTCTAATGGAAAAAATTGGAGGCAAAGCCACCGGACGTTACATCACAAAAGATAAGGAACTAGATTCCTATCGTAAATCTCAGATGGTATCGGATCTGGCAGCAAACTTAGCCAAACTCCATACAGTAAAACCAAGTGCGGTTTCTGATGAAGAACTCAAACAAAAACTAAAATTTGTCACAAAAGAAAATTATGTTTCTATTGCTATTTCGGATCTACGACAATCGTTAGACGAACTTCCTGAATCTCATCCAGCCATAGAACTTTGTTTGTTTTGGTTAGAATCAAATGCTCCTTCGATTGATGATATTGTTCTTGTCCATGGAGATTTTCGTACGGGAAACTTTATGATGAACTCTGAAGGACTCCAAGGAATTTTAGATTATGAATTCGCCCACTTTGGGGATCGCCACGAAGACATTGCTTGGTTGTGTATGCGCGACTGGAGATTTGGAAGGCTGAATAAAGAAGTGGGTGGATTTGGGGATCGCAAAGATTTTTACCAGGCTTACCAAAACACTTCGGGAATCCCAGTGGATCCCTTTAAGGTAACTTTTTGGGAAATTATGGGAAATGTTCGTTGGGCCATCGGGAGTGCACAACAAACAGAAAGACATATATCGGGCAAAGACAAAGGGATTGAACTGGCGGCCATTGGTAGGCGAACCGCAGAAATGGAATGGGAAGCTATGCGACTCATCGAGGAAATCAGTAATGCAATATAG
- a CDS encoding acyl-CoA dehydrogenase family protein: MDFEIPQEVETLRKNIRDFITNEIIPLEKHYDFEKGRMPEDINQQARAKVKAAGFWTPHLPKSEGGLGLDLIGTCIIFSELGRSPIAPYIFNCDAPDEGNMHLLSIAASEKQKELILHPLIKGELRTGFAMTEPGPGAGSDPTTLQTNAEKQGDKYIINGRKWYCTGANGAKYLIVMAKVNGSFRKTTMFLVPTDAKGYTMVREIELMGSHGPGGHCELNFENVEVPEDMILGRVGEGFRLSQERLGPARLTHCMRWTGMARRSLAIARSYAKEREVFNSRIADHQGIQWMFAERATEIEMAFLLTLKAAWLLQKGKDARQETSMAKWKVSESLCNTIDMGIQICGGKGYSRDLPLELFYRDARAARIADGPSEVHKMVIGRNYISEKWDF; the protein is encoded by the coding sequence ATGGACTTTGAAATTCCCCAAGAAGTGGAAACACTTCGTAAAAATATTCGCGACTTCATTACAAATGAAATCATCCCTCTGGAAAAACATTATGATTTTGAAAAAGGTCGAATGCCAGAAGATATCAACCAACAAGCGCGTGCTAAAGTAAAGGCGGCTGGTTTTTGGACTCCGCACCTACCTAAATCAGAAGGTGGGTTGGGTTTAGATTTGATTGGAACATGTATTATTTTTAGTGAACTGGGTCGTTCACCTATTGCTCCTTACATATTTAATTGTGATGCACCTGATGAAGGGAATATGCATTTACTTTCGATTGCTGCCTCTGAAAAACAAAAAGAGTTAATCCTACACCCACTCATCAAAGGAGAATTGCGAACCGGTTTTGCAATGACAGAACCTGGACCAGGAGCAGGTTCGGATCCAACCACCTTACAGACCAATGCTGAAAAACAAGGGGATAAATATATTATCAACGGTCGTAAGTGGTATTGTACAGGTGCCAATGGGGCAAAATATCTAATTGTGATGGCAAAGGTAAATGGGAGTTTCCGAAAAACGACCATGTTCCTTGTACCAACAGATGCAAAAGGATACACAATGGTTCGAGAAATTGAACTTATGGGTTCCCATGGACCAGGTGGGCACTGCGAACTCAATTTTGAAAACGTAGAAGTTCCAGAAGATATGATTCTTGGCAGAGTAGGAGAAGGTTTTCGACTTTCTCAAGAAAGATTAGGTCCTGCTCGCTTAACGCATTGTATGCGATGGACAGGAATGGCAAGACGTTCCTTAGCAATTGCTCGTAGTTATGCGAAAGAACGAGAAGTATTTAATTCCCGAATTGCAGACCACCAAGGAATTCAATGGATGTTTGCCGAACGAGCAACAGAAATTGAAATGGCCTTTCTTTTGACTTTGAAAGCGGCTTGGTTGTTACAAAAAGGGAAAGACGCCCGCCAAGAAACTTCTATGGCAAAATGGAAAGTGAGTGAGTCTTTGTGTAATACCATCGATATGGGAATCCAAATCTGTGGAGGCAAGGGATATTCGAGAGACCTACCTTTGGAATTGTTTTATAGGGATGCCAGAGCCGCAAGGATTGCCGATGGACCATCCGAAGTTCATAAGATGGTCATTGGCCGAAACTACATTTCAGAAAAATGGGACTTCTGA
- a CDS encoding LysM peptidoglycan-binding domain-containing M23 family metallopeptidase: protein MSKTVNFPKCALFLVILSAFSSLFSSPLTLANLEYTNPSLKNLRSEIKENLRISKSGARREELIPLKYYEYKVRKEDNFFKIMARTGMDLETLSSVNELSSPHDLSPGMVLEIPNMRGTFHPEETTGDEKTKLALAEKYNLDSNKLQYDSEREKWFLPGITMGKSEKSFFYGFGFQFPLTEARISSGFGKRIDPFTKKDTFHGGIDLAAEQGSDVFASMDGEVIFKGKQGGYGNLIILKHSLGYETRYGHLFDFNINVGQRVKKGQKIGEVGQTGRATGPHLHFEIRRNSKRERPIFRSH, encoded by the coding sequence ATGTCTAAAACTGTCAATTTTCCGAAATGCGCTCTGTTTCTGGTCATTCTCAGTGCCTTCTCGTCACTTTTTTCCAGCCCGCTCACTTTGGCAAATTTGGAATATACCAATCCTTCGTTAAAAAATCTTCGCTCTGAAATCAAAGAAAATTTGAGGATCTCCAAGTCCGGTGCTAGGAGAGAAGAACTCATTCCTCTGAAATATTATGAATACAAAGTTCGGAAGGAAGATAATTTTTTTAAAATTATGGCCCGAACCGGAATGGACTTGGAAACACTTTCCTCTGTAAACGAGCTCAGTTCGCCGCATGATTTATCACCAGGGATGGTTTTAGAAATTCCTAATATGCGCGGAACCTTTCATCCTGAAGAAACAACTGGTGATGAAAAAACCAAATTAGCGTTAGCCGAAAAATATAATCTTGATTCCAACAAATTACAATATGATTCCGAAAGAGAAAAATGGTTTTTACCTGGAATCACAATGGGAAAATCCGAAAAATCTTTTTTCTATGGATTTGGATTTCAATTTCCATTAACCGAAGCTAGGATCTCTTCTGGTTTTGGTAAACGAATTGATCCATTCACTAAAAAAGATACATTTCATGGTGGAATAGATTTAGCCGCCGAACAAGGATCAGATGTATTTGCCTCTATGGATGGCGAAGTAATTTTCAAAGGTAAACAAGGTGGTTATGGAAATTTAATCATCTTAAAACATAGTTTAGGATATGAGACTCGTTACGGACATCTTTTTGATTTTAATATAAATGTAGGTCAGAGAGTAAAAAAGGGCCAAAAAATTGGGGAAGTTGGACAAACAGGTAGAGCGACCGGTCCACATTTACATTTTGAAATTAGAAGAAATTCAAAACGAGAAAGACCTATTTTTCGATCTCATTAA
- a CDS encoding CPBP family intramembrane glutamic endopeptidase, with translation MQNRFFEIFRLTAYSLGLVYVCSFFYSVIFLAFVNNTVLGDRIPEDQILPLYEEYWEGKMDFSTMLSEYEKIVTPIKDQFQKEITENPSLLLSQFYDKVFTEKPHYLLGHSIPWFLCYVGLGYLLYKKVLQIPVTNLQDELSIPILLRGIANGFICFIVVVIFGLILERLSVPVESGVFAKKLYEAIHGNTYLLAWGIYVVGIITGILEEIFFRGFLLKAFIDKNLAQEGLFIVSLLFGWLHYGEGTSVAIPFIICGVGMFFGYIYIKTGNIWIAMACHATYNSLGLINAYLQLPGVQS, from the coding sequence ATGCAGAATCGTTTTTTTGAGATCTTCCGGCTCACCGCTTATTCTTTGGGTCTCGTCTATGTATGTTCTTTCTTCTATTCCGTCATATTTTTAGCCTTTGTGAACAATACGGTCCTTGGCGATCGGATTCCAGAAGACCAGATACTCCCCCTTTATGAAGAATATTGGGAAGGGAAAATGGATTTTTCCACAATGCTTTCTGAGTATGAAAAGATTGTAACTCCAATCAAAGATCAGTTTCAGAAAGAAATTACTGAGAATCCAAGTTTACTTTTGTCTCAGTTTTATGATAAGGTGTTTACCGAAAAACCGCATTACCTATTAGGTCATTCAATACCGTGGTTTTTATGTTATGTGGGCTTAGGGTATTTACTCTATAAAAAAGTCTTACAAATTCCAGTTACCAATTTACAGGATGAATTATCAATTCCCATATTACTTCGAGGGATAGCCAATGGATTTATTTGTTTTATCGTTGTCGTTATCTTTGGATTGATATTAGAAAGACTATCGGTCCCTGTTGAATCTGGAGTTTTTGCAAAAAAACTTTATGAAGCAATTCACGGGAACACTTACTTATTAGCCTGGGGAATTTATGTTGTCGGTATCATTACAGGAATCTTAGAAGAAATCTTTTTTAGAGGTTTTTTACTAAAAGCCTTCATCGACAAAAATCTTGCGCAAGAAGGTTTATTTATAGTTTCTTTGCTTTTTGGTTGGCTTCATTATGGAGAAGGAACTTCCGTTGCCATTCCGTTTATTATATGCGGAGTAGGTATGTTTTTTGGATACATTTACATTAAGACTGGAAATATTTGGATCGCAATGGCTTGTCATGCCACATACAATTCGTTAGGTTTAATTAATGCTTACCTTCAACTTCCCGGAGTGCAGTCATGA
- a CDS encoding DUF423 domain-containing protein produces MNLVKKQSSAVLILIICLSGFLAVAIGAFGAHGLKKIVTPDLMVIYETGNRYHFYHTLASLAAFLLLQYSLVSDSSNKSNTYLKIATWMFLLGILIFSFSLYALAITGIRVLGAITPLGGVSFLVGWISLGVGSYYLFVPKK; encoded by the coding sequence ATGAATCTTGTCAAGAAGCAATCCTCTGCGGTTTTAATCCTTATCATTTGCCTTTCTGGTTTTTTAGCTGTTGCCATCGGAGCATTTGGTGCCCACGGACTAAAAAAAATAGTAACCCCCGATTTGATGGTAATTTATGAAACGGGAAACCGATATCATTTTTATCATACATTGGCATCACTTGCCGCATTTCTCTTGTTACAATATTCGTTGGTATCGGATTCTTCGAATAAAAGTAACACTTATTTGAAAATTGCTACCTGGATGTTTCTATTGGGAATTTTAATTTTTTCTTTTAGTTTGTACGCCCTAGCGATCACAGGAATTCGGGTTTTAGGAGCTATCACTCCCTTAGGAGGAGTGAGTTTTTTAGTAGGTTGGATTAGTTTAGGAGTTGGGTCTTATTATCTCTTTGTACCAAAAAAATAA